The Megalobrama amblycephala isolate DHTTF-2021 linkage group LG16, ASM1881202v1, whole genome shotgun sequence genome includes the window AACGGTAGTTGCTTTTATTGTCTGTTAAGTTTGGTGAATACCCATTTATGTggtatttttatgaaatctgagcAATGACACATGGATTACGTCTGAAACAAGCGCTGACGAGTTCTGGGCGTGAGCTACAGGTAAGAGAGCAGATTGCAACATCACTCTTCCGCAGAACAGTAACTACAGTCCCGTGTGATAGAGTAACATGGAGCATGTTTCTCTCTGGAGTATATAGCTAAAGTAAATTCGGATATTGTCAGTAATTTGTGTTGGTAGACGTCTGGATACCTCTCACACGAgtaagtaaattatttttaaataccaTGGATATCCAAGTAGTTTTTTTCCCCACGGACTGTGTTATTGTAATACTCAGTACCATTTAAGTACTATGGTAAAactgagagatttttttttagctttatatataggcctatatatatatattattcgtTGTTAAAGATTTAAAAGTTTCTCAAGAAATTATGATAGCCTATAACTAACCCTTACAAAAATACTGTAGTAGTAGTAGGCTACACATCTGTCCATGTTAATTTTGTTTACATGTGTGTACCATACTTCTGTGGAAATGTGCACCAATTTTAATTTGGACAGTTTGGGCATTAACGTTTTCCATGTAAACTTTTGTAAACCCATTAGATATTTTCCACTGCCCTGGTTTTGTTAGTTTATTCACCAGTGCTTATCACCTAGAGTTTCTCAGTTAACTTCCCTATTACACTAATCCTTCCTTTTTCAGTTAACAGCTGACAGCAGATATTAACATACTACACACACGCTTTACATATGGTTTCCTTTTCTGTCCTGTCTTTAAAGGGATGATGCAGCAATATCTTTGCAAGTGACATCCAAACCATGATACCAccgccaccaccaccaccaccaccaccacctaATGCCCCacctccccctcctcctccaCCCCCTGGCCTCTTCTCAAGTGGAGGCCCATTTTCCAGAGGGCCCACACGGGCCTCTAAAATGCGTAATTTTAATTGGGAGACCATACCAAACCACACTGTGATAGGCAAACATAACATATGGACGGCTGAGAAGAACAGAGAGTTTGAGTTGGACACCAAACGTATGGAGGAGCTGTTCAGCCGCAATGACCAGAAGCAGGTCCAGGCCACAACCCGCCGCAGTGTACGCCAATCCCCAAGCAATGCCCCAGGAACTGAAATGGTGAGTTCAGGAGGAATGTGCTAGAAAAGTTGTTTTGTGCCTGCAGGCTTACAGTAAATGGGTGTTTCCAGACTGATTTACTCAAAGAGATTTACATACTGTATGCTTACATCATGCTTGTCACTAGGGTAGGGTTTGTGACTGTGTCAGCTGTGGCAAAACACTGTAAATATGACTTAACCTCAATTATTATAATCAATTCTGTTTATTTTGGGATCTATAAGTGTTTCTGTAGTAATGTTTACAGAGCTGAAGGTGATTCAAGCATCTAATATTCTCATGCCGAACACAAGAGGTGTCCTATTTGCTAGTTTTGCATAAACCGTTTCTTTATGGTCAGTTATCTTCCATGTAGTGTACTATCATACTATTTCTATCTACAAAAGTGGTGACCTGCAATTGTTGCAGTAAGGAGCTACTTTACCTGATCAAACCCATTCATCatctattcatttttattttttgaatagGTTGGATTAAGGTTTACCTCATGAATTAacttaaattttatatatatatatatatatatatatatatatatatatatatatatatatatatatatataaaaatgttgtcCAGTGTTACAGTGTGAGgacaaaatgttattttgatCCCCATAAGGACTTataacagcttataaatcatacagaatgatgttttttgagggttgtgtttaggggtagggttaggatGAGGatatagaatatacagtttgtacagcataaaaattattattgtctatggaaagtccccgtAAAACCTGGAAACCCAACatacgtatgtgtgtgtgtttttgtgacatatcaggacacaaatttgtatgacatgggtatgacataggtattacaagggcagggtgacttatgaggacattaccccatgtccccctTTTTCAAAAGGcctataaatcatacagaagtgattaacagtttttttgagaaagtaaaaatctgcccagtttcctgtgatgggtagattTAGGTGTAGGTTTGGTGTAGGGGCATAGAAAgtatacggtttgtacagtataaacaaccattacgcctatggaatgtccccacaattcacaaaaacaaacgtgtgtgtgaaaAAGTATGCTATtcatattgttattgttatattactaaatattgttatattactAAATTAACAGTTTTTGTGGCCAATGTGGACTAATTACTATTTTTGTCATTTCCCTTTTTGGTAATTTAAGTTCATTGCATAATAAATTCTAGGTTAGGTAATGGCATATTGTCAGAAAATGTGCTTCAAAACTGGCTTTACttctgccaaagtcacatgatgcaGAACTAACTGACAACTATTACTAATGTCAGATAGATAAGAGGGGGAAAATTTTACTGAAAGGAAATTCAAATAACAGTCTGATTTTAGCATGACTGGTGTGTTttccagcaaaaaaaaaaaaaaaaattgcagttCAGCCAGTTGTTTGGAACGTTTTTACATTTTTCGTTGTTGTAATCATGATTTGTCATGCTGTGCCCCAcagtcaaaaacaaaacttcCTAGCACTGTAACTAGATTTGAAGTAACTTTCTCTTTCAAATAATGATTACACTCATTCAAAAGACAATACTTTGGCATTTATGGATGCCACTTGACTACGTTTGTCCTTTGATCTGAACCCTTTTCAAAGGTGGAGTGATTTCTTCTTTTCTGTAAGTGTTTACATAAGGCGGGCTCCACTAATATTGAATAACtaacatttcaaaaacactgtgaTGCAGAGCATCTAATTTTACAACTGCTGAATCACATCATCGCAACATTCCGGGGATTACTAATAATGCAAGAAATTAATAGGCAGggtggttgttgttgtttataaatcatcattaatttttcatagttaaaaaaatgattaaacacATAAGGGTGGAGTAATTACCTAATACAATCTGTTTACATTTATGTTAATGGTGTAATATAACTAATAAGCACTCAGTTGGACAACTGTCTTTGTCAAACCATGTCCATATAATGGCTTTTTTCCCTTGCCAGGTGTCCATTCTTAACTCCAAGAAGAACATGAACATTGGTATCTTCCTCAAGCAGTTCAGAAGGTAAGTGTAtcacaaattattattaagaaAAGCTCTCAATTTCATCAGCAGATCTTAGGGTGGAAACACGCAGTAGTCATACGATAGATTGCTCACATGTCTCTGCAAGCCAAGTGAATTTTTCCTGACGACATCAGTCCAGGTATATCTTTTCTACCGGAGTTCTAGCATAGAGATAAGACGGGCTTTGCATTATTCACACCATCAGCAGTTCCCTTAATCATGCAGTGTTTCTCCTCAGATATTGATTAGTTGATTGTGACAGTTTAACTTTGACATGTTACTGAACACATCAATTCTATAGTGCTACAAGCTTGAGCTTGTGATACCAGTTTGGTGTGCTTGGGTATCTCTAAAAAAGCAAGACGGGGCTTGTCTAGTTCTGGTATTTTTGCAATGCTTGGCCAAGAAGAGGAGATTAAGAGTGTATAGCAATCAGAACAAAGTGAAGTATGACTCACAGTGTGGAAGTCCATATGTTGGCCACTTCCTCTATAGCGTTCTTACAGATGGATTGCTGGATGTGTCAGTTGTTTCTGAGAATTtagttttacagtgtagttagTCTATTTAAAGATGAAGTGTGTCTGTTCTATTAGCGATGAAAGTATTAATTGTTTTCTAACTAGTTTCTCATACATTCGCCCAGCTGTCATTGGTTGGACAAACGGGTAGTCCTGCCCCCAAACTCACGCTATTGGATGAGTCATTGTTGCCGTGTTTGGCtgctcaaacaaacagagcaaTGTTGACATGCCACAAAACCAGAGTGTTTACACTGCTGGAAAATTAACCTTCAAATATCTTATAGTTGTGGTTGCACATTAAACTGGCATACGAGACAGTAAgggagagttcacccaaaaaatacaattctgtcataattcTTCTCTCCTTCATggtgttccaaacctgaatgaccAAACAGTTTCTGTTCTGTTCCCACAAAAGTTTTTaaattcttattttgtgttcatgtcATACAGgcttgaaacaacatgagggtgagtagtgactttttatctcacaattctgactttttttctttttgcaattgtgagttacagagtcagaattgagagatataaaatcgcaattgcaagttataaagtcataattgtgtgatataaagtagCAATTGAccctttcgcaaagacccgccccccttagttactgatgctttgtccgacaaaccatggcgctgtcacgccacacgcagtgaaaaacacatcgcggagcaaagaggatactgacaacTCGTCGACatacaagacagagcaggttacttatgacattaaacaaagtcccagcttttaaattgtgtaattatttacgaaattcaaacaattaaaaatgttttgtggctctttaatgtgtcgtaacagattgctgtagtgcctcagttcaagcggctcgtgaaccgatcatctcttcctactagttaatttatagcatcaaataaacatgaatgaacgttgaatgaatgaaggaatgttgtttaaaacgtGGAAAAGACGTCAacacacaccatttttcaagttcaagtccaccgaggttaatctacTAATttctgactgctttgtcggacaaaatggcggattctgtgttatgattggttagatcgcttgtcaatcaaactcctggcgaagggtcaattgcatgttataaagtcagaattgcgagatataaactcttctcagaattgtaaacgtgcaattgcgagttataaagtccaattctgaggaaatttctcagaattgcgagtttatatctcacaattctaactttataactcacaattctaactttataactcacaattgtgagtttatctcttgcaattctgactttataaatcgcaattgtgagtttatctcttgcaattctgactttataaatcgcaattgtgagtttatctcttgcaattctgactttataactcacaattctaactttataactcacaattctaactttataactcacaattgtgagtttatatctcgcaattatgactttataactcacaattgtgagtttatctctcgcaattctgactttataaatcgcaattgtgagtttatatctcgcaattatgactttataactcacaattgtgagtttatctcttcgcaattctgactttataaatcgcaattgtgagtttatatctcgcaattgtgagtttatatctcgcaattgtgagtttatatctcgcaattatgactttataactcacaattgtgactttatctctcgcaattctgactttataaatcgcaattgtgagtttatatctcgcaattgtgagtttatatctcgcaattatgactttataactcacaattctgactttataactcgcaattctgactttataaatcgcaattgtgagtttatatctcgcaattgtgagtttatatctcgcaattccgactttatatcactcaattctgactttatatctcgcaattctgactttataaatcgcaatgtgagtttatatctcgcaattctgactttataactcacaattgtgagtttatatctcacaattctaactttataactcacaattctaactttataactcacaattgtgagtttatctcttgcaattctgactttataaatcgcaattgtgagtttatatctcgcaattgtgagtttatatctcgcaattgtgagtttatatctcgcaattctgactttataactcacaattctgactttataactcgcaattctgactttataaatcgcaattgtgagtttatatctcgcaattgtgagtttatatctcgcaattatgactttataactcacaattctgactttataactcgcaattctgactttataaatcgcaattgtgagtttatatctcgcaattatgactttataactcacaattgtgagtttatctcttgcaattctgactttataaatcgcaattgtgagtttatatctcgcaattatgactttataactcacaattgtgagtttatctctcgcaattctgactttataactcgcaattctgagtttatatctcgcaattatgactttataactcacaattgtgagtttataactcacaattgagaaaaaagtcagaattgtgagataaaaagtcgcaattaccttttttattttttattcagtggtggaaacaagctttcataatAAATGATGACCAATGCccccaaaataaaattaaataaaaatctgatgcatataaaacttttttttttttttttttttgttgctttttccATAAAGTTCATAAGGAAGCCTGGGGATTTATACAGTAAATGATATTGGCAGAGATCCACTTCCAGTGAATCTCTGGGAAATCTTGAGATTTTGTAACTCCTCAAAAAAAGTGTGGTCCTGATCTATAATTTTATCACATCTTGCTCTAACTTTCACCACAGGTCAGTGAGTGAAATGATTGACGACATTATCAATGGCAGAGGAGAAAGATTTGGTACTGGGAAATTGAAAGAGTTGTGCAAACTACTGCCAGAGGATGGAGAGGTGTGTGTAATATTTGATTAGAGCCTTGAGCAATTACACATTGAGCAATTCCAAAGTTTTGATAGtataagaataagaataatttATGCAGCACTTTCATCTGAATCACAAACCTAAAAGCTTACCGCTATGTATTATGTTTCTTCATTTCGCCAGGTGCGTCAGCTTCTTGATTTTAAAGGAGACTATGCAACTCTTTCTGAACCAGATCGGTTCATGGCACAACTTGTCAAAGTTCCTTGGTGGGTGTATACAGCTACACAAAGACAAATACACACTTAACACGGTTGTAGACAGAGCTCTTTCCATACAGTAATTTGCATTCTGCTcatgttttatctccatcatcAGGTATTGATTATGGCAGTGCATTTAAAGGTCGCTGTAAGTTATTCTAAATATGGATATGCCatcatgattatttttatttgtatgttcTTCCTCTAGCTATGAGGAACGGTTGAACAGTTTAGTACTCAAAGAGGAATTCTCCCATTTTGTGGATGAGGTGAATCACTCTATTGCAGTCATGACCGCTGCTGGACAAGGTAAGATTGAACTAGTTTACTACCTATTGTTAAGTATAACCATAAACGGCTGTCTGCTATTTCCTACAAGTCGACATGCGGTGTTCCcatttttaaagcaaaaaatgtattttttatactAAATGATCCTCATAATGATGTAATTAGTTAAAGCATGACTAACTTTATAGGTTTGATTCCAAGGAAACGTTTAAAAACATGGTAGTACTGTATTACGTTATTAGTGCAATTACATAGATGTGACTaggtttgatttattttatttcacctAATCCATGTTTGAAATTATTTCCAGAGCTGTTGGAATGTGCTGATCTACATTCAGTCATTCGACTGGTCTTGAAGACAGGCAATTACATGAACTCTGTGAGTATAATCATGCCACTGTATCTTGTTACGCTTGTTAAAAATGATTCAAGTTGGTTAACCTCAAAACAGCATAATGCACTgcacatttgtgtgtgtttatactgTCATGAGATCCTAATCGTTCTGTCCCCACTTCCACCAGGGAGGGTACGCTGGCAGCGCGGTGGGATTCCGGATAACGTCTCTTGTCAAACTAGCGGATACCAAAGCCAACAAGCCTGGAATGAACCTCATGCACTATGTTGTGATGGTAGCAatgatgtttaatattttattgtgtgGTGCCAGAGCCACATTAAGACACAGAGCTTTATTTCCATGTTAATTCTTTTCTCATGTGTCTGTTACCACAGCAAGCCCAGAAGATAGATGCAGCGCTGCTGAAGTTCCCAGAGCAACTACAGCACATTGGAGATGCAGCAAGGTAAGCCACAAAAATGTCACTTCCCTATAATTATTTTACGTTATCTGATTAATTTAACTGTAGCTCAATataaaaatgcacacacacactacaaacATCTGGAGctagttttgaaaaataaaagaagCATTTTAACCAGTGATATTTTAGTACTTACTAATCATTTgaattggcttttatttttctgttttcagttttgattttaattttagttagtcattttattttgtttcagctttatttcaattaataaaaacactttttaatacttttagttTTACTGATTTTAACAAAgtgtttacatgtgattctcGGTATTGTTACTTTTATATGGAGTTCTAGTAATGTCCTCTTATATCTTGGGAGTCTAATATCATGATTTATTGAGGTTTTGAACTCAAACTTGCTTTAGCAAAGTCTTTCAATAGATTTATAAGGGTTCAGTTATTGTGCTAAATACTAAACTGCACTGATAATGCAAAAAAGAGTGAAATATATTGTCTGTCTTCCTCAATACAGGATTCATAAACAGGAAATTGAGTCTGATTTTCAAAAGGAAGTGAGTAAAGTCCAGGTGTCAAAACAGAATGCTAGTAAACATCCAGATCTGGAAGAACAGATGAGGGATTTTCTGCTGGTGAGGCATTTTATATGTCACAGTTCTTCATAACCTATTAAGTTTATCTCTGCATGTGAGCATGCAAGCTTTTTTGTTCAAAGTCTTTCGGTATAGTAACATGGTATTGACACTATTGACTATTGAAGTGCTGACATCAGGTTCAGTGCCAGTGTGCACAAAGTGTTGGGGTGgtgaaataataaaaaggtGCAGtaattttttcactttaaaaaaataactgcaCCTGTTTCTGAATATTGATGGATCTAAATAGTGTACATTATTAGTGTAGATATCATTATCTGAAGCTAAAAGAGGCACACCGCCCGCACTCCTGTGTtgacttttttacatttaaaacatagCTAAACAAATAACATGTTTAGGTTACAGCTGCATCTGTCTCTGAAAAAAAGCAGCAGTGATTggtttttattgatatttttaaagattattGGCAAAGATTATTATGAATCATTATAAAGCGAATGCTACTCCATTCTTATTTCACTCTGGAACCTGAGCGAAAAATATTTTTGCTAAGGACGAATGGAAATGAAAACAATTATGTATTTGACAGTCTACACCCATCCATTCACCATCTCATACTTATGAGAGGACATCTTCCCAGGGTACCCACTTTGGGGCTGGGTGGGGGTCTACAAGAGGTGAGGGGGCAGAGTGACCGAGGTGCCCCCTCCTCCCCGGTCCTGGCTGACATGCACTTCGATATCAATACATTTCCTTGATTGCATGAAAtattaatgtgttaaataagTAAAGTAAAAAATCAGAACAGTTTCTTCCATTTAtcttttcttttattcttttttagaATGCAGAAACCAGGTTAAAGGAGACCGAGGAGGGCTTCAAGACCCTTTCTGCTGTGAGTGATTCGGTGGCAGAGTATTTCTGTGAGGACCCCACTCAGTTCAAACTAGAGGACTGTTGCTCCATTTTCTACTCTTTCTGTGAGAAGTTCAAACGAGCAGTTCAGGTAATTCTAAACATATATTGTAGGTGCTCTAAGCAATcttagcagttttttttttttttaaacctaatGAAATCAATACTACTTTTGTAAACATCTTTGAAATGATACACGGTGGAGTCCAAAAGTCTGACACCACAttgtgcgttcacacttgtattTCAGTTTGTTTGGTTTGTTTGGTCCGAAccaaaaaagggaaaaaaaaaaccccaaaacatttagtcctggtctgattagcgttcagattggcaaatTTTATCAACGAACCAAAAGATACTGAACCTAAAGTCATAGGTATATGTTCACAacctgattggtcagattttatgacgtattgcctattttgagacagaacttaccgaacatccaaaacaatgctgtgtgctgaggtaaatgcgcttgTTGTGTATGCGTAGGCTGCATacgatggtattttggccatctgggaactcatgaagagcttattaaatgtgtaaaggaatcaaaacagtGGCGGGAATccctctgtcacacacacaaacaatctgctgcgtggagatGTGCGTCTGATGCCTATGATTGGAAAACTCTCGACTGTGATGAGATATGcatgaggattctgtcctttttagggtttcatcttcctgtttttggtttgtttacatgtctttggtccgtgttacattcatatatcattcgaaccgcacctgagttcgtttggaagcgggcTGAGACCCATCTATTCAGCGGTCTTGGTTCGCTTGTTTGGTGCACACCAGGGTTCAGATGGCAGCATTCACacgttcaaatgaaccgcactaaccgagcaatcgcaccagggtttgttttaatcaaaccaaatgtgacaagtgtgaacactaGAAGtgtgaaaatcaagtttaaaCCTGGAAATTCAAACAATTTCTTTACCATGAAATGAAGAAGAAATACAACAtaacatacactactgttcaaaagtttgggatcactaatttctttttaaagaaattagtaCTTTTTTCAGCAGGGACGCATTGAGTTGAttaaaagtggcagtaaagattTCTGTCTGTAACaagtgctgttcttttgaactttcttttcatcaaagaatcatacAGAAATgtttcacagtttccacaaaatattaagcagcacaactgttttcaacattgataataataataatgtcacaCCTATGGACTTTTGTTATGTTTGTATTTAGTTCTGTCATGTCTTGTTCTGTTCATTTGCCCTCATTGTGTGTATCCTGATTAGTTAACTATCCACACCTGTTTCTGTTCTCCCTGATTACATTCCCCCTCATTAGCTCCCTTATATAATCTCTTGGTTCTGTTGTGTTTGTCGGATCTCGTCTTTATGTGTGAGTTGTGTACCTTCCAATCGGTGTTGGATTAAAACAACCTGTGATCTGATTTTCTTCGTCTTGTTCTCATATTTATACACATCCACCGTGACAGAAGATCCGACACACTAACTGTTAAGTGTGGCAgcgttttttttgtgttttggtttcattttgtttgtttttcccttCGTCATGGATATCACCGCTGTTCGTCTTCTGTGTATGGAGCAGGGGGTACAAACATTGGAGGACCACACGCAGACCTTCATAGATACTGCCTATTTTACACACTACCCGGACAACTGCCTCTGCACTTTCTACCAGGTAAGCTTGAACTCCACGTGCAGAGCGCAGT containing:
- the fhdc4 gene encoding FH2 domain-containing protein 1 → MIPPPPPPPPPPPNAPPPPPPPPPGLFSSGGPFSRGPTRASKMRNFNWETIPNHTVIGKHNIWTAEKNREFELDTKRMEELFSRNDQKQVQATTRRSVRQSPSNAPGTEMVSILNSKKNMNIGIFLKQFRRSVSEMIDDIINGRGERFGTGKLKELCKLLPEDGEVRQLLDFKGDYATLSEPDRFMAQLVKVPCYEERLNSLVLKEEFSHFVDEVNHSIAVMTAAGQELLECADLHSVIRLVLKTGNYMNSGGYAGSAVGFRITSLVKLADTKANKPGMNLMHYVVMQAQKIDAALLKFPEQLQHIGDAARIHKQEIESDFQKEVSKVQVSKQNASKHPDLEEQMRDFLLNAETRLKETEEGFKTLSAVSDSVAEYFCEDPTQFKLEDCCSIFYSFCEKFKRAVQENLERDMVEVRRRQRERTQIAAKRRSTATCSSRDKDIEGVALESILQRFNTRQSRRRAGTGSPTLGNLTETILKENNHPNDNKEIKRDSWIKCVKQSSLIKESFEETPNHPEITISSPMQENTDSPINQRVSVSTEQEEEDVQTEKEVQNMREVSRKILQYQSSRSSISSGEALSPILSPRQTFFQEDRRQLLIMAIEENTSKSSPLLENSQIINRRHTIALPEANCGNTSQEDIFVPCNVNASPAPSIGVIGKGKSVDCNMLTIQQNSSKTVKDSEAKPLNSQEESQSVDLSQSQSAEPEAKTEEMVPSLQLGTGKRNSQTISFKSAKEGFSFMSLFKRWREKDKSKELDSDSVDP